The following coding sequences lie in one Capsicum annuum cultivar UCD-10X-F1 chromosome 5, UCD10Xv1.1, whole genome shotgun sequence genomic window:
- the LOC124898467 gene encoding uncharacterized protein LOC124898467, whose amino-acid sequence MYPFQLVYGKECYLLIELEHKALWALKKLNLNWKKTIEMRLGQLNEMDEFYLMAYERAHLYKEKMKKYHDWKIEKHEFKRGDLVLLFNSRLKLFPRKLKSKWSRPFKVSQVHSTGVVELENENGSTFKVNGQWVNLYIGPEESVKSITIICLDDV is encoded by the coding sequence ATGTATCCATTTCAACTGGTCTATGGAAAAGAATGCTATTTGCTAATAGAGTtggagcacaaggccttatgggcactcaagAAGTTGAATTTGAACTGGAAGAAAACAATAGAAATGAGATTAGGGcaactaaatgagatggatgaattctatctTATGGCATACGAGCGAGCACATttgtataaagaaaaaatgaaaaaataccaTGATTGGAAGATAGAGAAACATGAGTTCAAAAGAGGGGACTTGGTACTTCTGTTTAATTCCAGGCTTAAATTGTTTCCAcgaaagctgaaatctaagtggtcaaGACCTTTTAAGGTAAGCCAAGTCCACTCcactggagtagtggaacttgaaaacgAAAATGGtagtaccttcaaggtaaatgggcaatggGTAAATCTTTACATTGGACCAGAAGAATCAGTGAAAAGCATCACCATTATTTGTCTCGATGATGTCTGA